The sequence below is a genomic window from Streptosporangium lutulentum.
GTACGAGTGCCAGGACCAGCGTCGCGAGGAACACCGGCACCATGACGGCTCCGTAGATCCTGTAGATCAGCAGCGGATCGCTTCCGGCGAGCCCCGCCCAATCCCATGCACCGTGCAGGATGATCGCGACGAGCAGGCCCACGAGGGCGAGTCCCGCGCGTGCGGCTCGGCTGCGCCTGCCCGCGGACGCCGCCGCGGCGACGCCGAGCCCGAACACGGCCACCATGAGCGGGTGGAAGAACGGCACCATCACCACGCGCAGGAAGAAGCCGGCCCCGAGCAGGGCGACGGCGTGCACGTCAGACGTGTCCGACGAACCCGGCGCAGCTCGACGTGCTTGTGCGCATCTGGAAACAGCATGGCTGATCCGGGACCGTCCGCCTTGGGCGGCTGCCAGGGCCGGCCAGACGGCGGCCGGGCGACCACGCCGGTGATCGTGCGGACTCTGCCGCCGGTCAGGGCGTGGTCCGGCCTCGCAGCAGGGCGTCGAGGGAATCCACGATCCAGGACCAGGATTCCTGCGGGTCGACGGCGGTGTGGCTGAAGCCCCCGGTCGTCTCCAGGCTGACATAGCCGTGGAAGACGCTGCCCAGCATCCGGACCGCGTGCGTCTGGTCCGGCTCCGTCAGGTCGTAGCCGCGCAGGATCGCCCGCGTCATCTGTGCGTGCCGCACCCCGGCGCCGGCCGCCGCCGTCTCGGGGTCGAGCCGGAGCCGGGCGGCGGCGTAGCGACCGGGGTGCTCCCGGGCGTAGTCGCGGTAGGCGTCCGCGAAGGCGGCCAAGGCGTCCTTGCCGGCACGCCCGGCCAGGGCGGCGGTCACCCGGTCGGCGAGTTCCTCCAGCGCGAACAGGGCGATCCTGGTCCTGAGGTCCTGGGAGTTCTTCAGGTGTGAGTACAGGCTCGCGACCTTGACGTCGAACCGCCTGGCGAGCACCGAGACGGTCACCTGGTCGAAGCCGATCTCGTCGGCCAGCTCCGCCCCCGCCCGGGTCAGGCGCTCCGGGGTCAGCCCTGCCCTGACCATGGCCTTCCTCTCATCAAGGAAAGCCTATTATGCATTTGCCTAATAGTTTTAGGCAAATGAGCCTGCCGTTCATGAAGCCACCGGCCGAGCGGGCCGGCGGTGCCGACGTCATCGAGCTGCCCCGTGCGCGGCGCCGCCTCCCGCCGCGTCGGCTACGCCGCCGACTCGCCGATGGACGCGTTCGCGCCTTCCCCGGCGGGCGTGCCGAGCCAGGTGGACAGGGCCGCCTCCAGCGAGCCGGGGTCGGCGCCGACGGTGTCGGAGGCCCAGGCGACGAACCCGTCGGGCCGTACGAGCAGTCCGGCCGGCGCGGTCTCGTCGAGGACGGCCTCCGTGATCACCTTTATCCGGTCGCCGTAGCCGCCGGCCAGAGCCCGTAGTCCTCCCGACGGGTCCAGCAGCAACGCCCTGCCCTCGTGCAGGTGGTCGGCGAGCCTGGACCCGTCGGCCAGTTCGAGGTCCGGCGCGCCGGCGCCGACCAGCGGGTGGTCGCCGTGAAGGTCGTAGCGCTGCCATACCCCGGAGATCTGCTTGGCGAAGTAGGTGGTCCCGGTGACGGTCTCCGTCAGTTCGGTCACCACCTCGCGAAGCGCCCTGGAGCGAGGGTCCGGGCGCATCAGCACGATCTGCGCGCGGGTCCAGTCCAGGACCCAGGCGCCGATCGGGTGCCGCTCGGTGGTGTAGGTGTCCAGCAGTCCTTCCGGGGCCCAGCCCCGTACGGTGGCCGCGAGCTTCCAGCCGAGGTTCACGGCGTCTCCCATGCCGAGGTTCAGGCCCTGCCCGCCGAAGGGCGAGTGGACGTGGGCCGCGTCGCCGGCCAGGAGCACCCTGCCCATCCGGTAGGTGGTGACCTGCCGGGCGTTGTCGGTGAACCGGGTCGCGGTCTTCACCTCGGTGACGACGACGTCGGTCCCGCTGACGTTCCGGATCGACGCCTGCAGCTCCTCGGCGGTGACGGCGGCGTCCCGGTCGGCGGGCACGCCGCCGAACTCCACGGTGAGGACGCGGCCCGGCAGCGGGCCGTGGGCGTAGACGCCGGTGGCCGTGGCGTGCCAGCCCGTCTTCAGGGCTTCCGAACCCTCCATCTCCACCATCGCCTGGTGCGCGTTGATCTCCGGCTCGGTGCCGGGGAAGTCGAAGCCGGTGAGCTTGCGGACCGTGCTCCTGCCTCCGTCGCAGCCCACCAGCCAGCGCCCGCGGATCTCCTCCCCGCCCGCCGTCACCGTCACCCCGTCGGCGTCGGCCTTCAGGCCGGTCAGCTCCACGCCCCGGCGGATCTCGACCCCGAGTTTCACGGCGCGATCGGCGAGGATCCCCTCAAGCTGCTGCTGGGTGACCATGCCGATCAGGTCGGCGGGGCCGTGCCCGGCGAGCTCGGGGTCGGACGTGTCAAGCCGGTCGGCGCTGAGCATGATCCCGGCGAAGTGGCCGGCGAACCTCGGCGGCGCCTTGGCGGGCCCCCCGTCCGGGAACCGCTGCCGCATGAACGTGGCGAACTGCTCCATGTTGCGATCCTGCGCCTCCCGCAGCTCGGGCAGCATGCCGCGCCGGTAGAGCGCCTCCACGCTGGGGGTGTTCAGCGAGCCGGCCTTGATGGTGGGGTCCATCTCCGTCAGCCGCTCCAGCACCACGACCGAGGCTCCACCGATCAGCAGCTCGCAGGCCAGCATCAGGCCGACCGGTCCGCCCCCCGCCACCACCACGTCGACGTCGTATGACATGTCACTCCTCCGGAAAATATGTACCGCCGCTAGAAATTTACTTCAGCTATAAATTTTTATCAACTATAGTAAGTTCCGTGAGTGACGAGCTTGGGCTTCGTGAGCGGAAGAAGCGGCAGACCCGCCAGTTGATCTCGGACGTGGCCTCCAGCCTCTTCGTCCAGCGCGGCTTCGACAACGTCGCGGTCGCGGAGGTGGCCGAGGCGGCCAACATCTCGACGAAGACGGTCTTCAACTACTTCCAGAGGAAGGAAGATCTCTTCTTCGACCGGTTCCCGCAGGCCGTCGATCTGATCAGCTGGGCGGTCCGCGAGCGTCCCCCGGGGGAGTCACCGCTGGCCGCCCTGCGGCGTCTGGCCCTGGAATTGCTGAAGCAGCGCCATCCACTGGGCGGGGTCGGCGACCGCTACCGGTTCTTCTGGCAGGTGGTGCTGGACTCTCCGGCGCTTCAGGCCAGGGCCAGGGAGTTCGCCGAAGAAGTGGAGGTCCTGCTCGGCGCGCTGTTCGCGGAGGCGGCCGGAGCCGATCCCGACGATCCGTGGTGCCGGCTGACGGCGGCCCTGGTCGTCACGGCCTACCGTACGGCCTACGTCGTCGCCGCCCAGAGGATCCTCGCCGGTGAACACGCGGACGACGTCGTCGACGACCACATCCTGCTGCTGAACCGCTCCTTCGACGCCCTGGAACGGGCGCTGGCCTCCTAGGGACCCCCGCTCGCGCGGCAATCGGTGAATCCCGGCGATCCGGCTCCGCCCGCGTTGTCGCGGACCGGTGGATGTCGCGTCCGGAACCGGTTTGAGAGGCTGTAGTCATGACCGTACCGACGCCCCGACGCCTGATCGTGCTGCGGCACGCCAAGTCCGCCTGGCCGGATGTGAACGACTTCGAGCGGCCGCTCGCCCCGCGTGGACGCCGCGACGCCCCCGCGGCCGGGCACTGGCTACGGGATTCCGGCTGCCTGCCCGATCACGTCGTCTGCTCGCCGGCCCGCCGTACCCGCCAGACGTGGGACCTCGTCGCCCAGGAACTGGGCGCCACGCCGCCGATCCTCTACGACGAGCGGGTGTACGGCGCGAGCGTGCACGTGCTGCTCGACGTCGTGCGCGAGGTGGCGGAGCCGGTGCGGACCCTGCTGCTGATCGGGCACAACCCGGGTCTGCAGGAGCTGACGCTGGCACTGGCCGGTGAGGCGGCCGGCGACGCGATCGAGCGGGTGGAGGAGAAGTTCCCGACCTCCGCGATCGCCGTGCTGACGTTCGAGGGATCCTGGCCGGAACTCGCCCCGGCCTCCGCCCTGCTGACCGACCTCGCCGTCCCGCGCGGAAAGAAGAAATCCTGAAACCACCGATCGCCGGTCATTCCGGTTCGCCCATGAGGCAGGGCGGACCGGGCCGAGGCGGTCGACGGGCTGTCCACGGGAAGGCGCCGAAAAGTGGCCATCGCCTGAGCCGGAGAGATCGCGCGAATCGCTTGTCTCCATTTCTGGAGATTCGAACCCGCCCTTATACGCTGCGAAGTCAGCAAAAGCGGCTTCTATGATATTCCTCGCGTCCCACCACTAAACAGCATTACTCGGATTGCTGGTTTCGAATGGCGACCACCGCGGGAAAGATCATTCCTGCCCTACGTCATTGCGGGTATTCGTGCTGGTCAGAAGTCATGCGATCGAAGAATTCGTTCGATTTGATCAAGACTATTGTGCTGGTCGAGTCGAGCGTGTCCGCTCGGCGGCACGGTCATATTTCCTTTATATCTGGGAACGGCTGTCAGATTTATATCTCCCGCATGTCGGACGGCGATGAAGAGCGCGCCTATTAGTAGGGTCGAAGGCAATGGCGCATCATCGGCAATGCGTCTGGACGGAGCAATACTAAAAGAAAAGGACGGCTTTATGATAGACGCCACTCGCTCTCGCGTAG
It includes:
- a CDS encoding TetR/AcrR family transcriptional regulator yields the protein MVRAGLTPERLTRAGAELADEIGFDQVTVSVLARRFDVKVASLYSHLKNSQDLRTRIALFALEELADRVTAALAGRAGKDALAAFADAYRDYAREHPGRYAAARLRLDPETAAAGAGVRHAQMTRAILRGYDLTEPDQTHAVRMLGSVFHGYVSLETTGGFSHTAVDPQESWSWIVDSLDALLRGRTTP
- a CDS encoding FAD-dependent monooxygenase — encoded protein: MSYDVDVVVAGGGPVGLMLACELLIGGASVVVLERLTEMDPTIKAGSLNTPSVEALYRRGMLPELREAQDRNMEQFATFMRQRFPDGGPAKAPPRFAGHFAGIMLSADRLDTSDPELAGHGPADLIGMVTQQQLEGILADRAVKLGVEIRRGVELTGLKADADGVTVTAGGEEIRGRWLVGCDGGRSTVRKLTGFDFPGTEPEINAHQAMVEMEGSEALKTGWHATATGVYAHGPLPGRVLTVEFGGVPADRDAAVTAEELQASIRNVSGTDVVVTEVKTATRFTDNARQVTTYRMGRVLLAGDAAHVHSPFGGQGLNLGMGDAVNLGWKLAATVRGWAPEGLLDTYTTERHPIGAWVLDWTRAQIVLMRPDPRSRALREVVTELTETVTGTTYFAKQISGVWQRYDLHGDHPLVGAGAPDLELADGSRLADHLHEGRALLLDPSGGLRALAGGYGDRIKVITEAVLDETAPAGLLVRPDGFVAWASDTVGADPGSLEAALSTWLGTPAGEGANASIGESAA
- a CDS encoding TetR/AcrR family transcriptional regulator, which gives rise to MSDELGLRERKKRQTRQLISDVASSLFVQRGFDNVAVAEVAEAANISTKTVFNYFQRKEDLFFDRFPQAVDLISWAVRERPPGESPLAALRRLALELLKQRHPLGGVGDRYRFFWQVVLDSPALQARAREFAEEVEVLLGALFAEAAGADPDDPWCRLTAALVVTAYRTAYVVAAQRILAGEHADDVVDDHILLLNRSFDALERALAS
- a CDS encoding SixA phosphatase family protein, with translation MTVPTPRRLIVLRHAKSAWPDVNDFERPLAPRGRRDAPAAGHWLRDSGCLPDHVVCSPARRTRQTWDLVAQELGATPPILYDERVYGASVHVLLDVVREVAEPVRTLLLIGHNPGLQELTLALAGEAAGDAIERVEEKFPTSAIAVLTFEGSWPELAPASALLTDLAVPRGKKKS